A window from Prochlorococcus marinus CUG1435 encodes these proteins:
- a CDS encoding cobalt-precorrin-5B (C(1))-methyltransferase, protein MKKGFSLPLWVAGAARSALKKLVGFPFDNYELIKIPNEKKDVKIEIHSVGLLKGDSHALGISFAKSGLDLDITQNLEIWTIVSLEKIHLNNSFQTNPINIIPGSGVGIKENTSEICMSDFAREVLYENLLDLIPKGFNLNLEIIFPNGEFLAERTSNKSFGIVDGLSIIGTSAETYSSASPDQLEEAKIRLAKLTQNDFKGKVVFVIGENGLNLAKTCKVNLPIIKVGNWIGPLIVDAAIKNVKTVILFGYHGKLIKLAGGIFHTHNHLADGRIEILVYLAFKEKIPPEIIVKLSYFNNLEDALLFLEKFNQSIAEKLFQNLSNTIEKRSIAYVNRYVKTDMDIAAIVFDRKRKIRWSGTKGNDYISYFQ, encoded by the coding sequence TTGAAAAAAGGATTTTCTTTACCTTTGTGGGTTGCTGGAGCTGCTAGGTCAGCATTAAAGAAACTTGTAGGGTTTCCATTTGATAATTATGAATTAATAAAAATTCCTAATGAAAAAAAAGACGTAAAAATAGAGATTCATTCTGTTGGTTTACTTAAAGGAGATTCTCATGCATTAGGAATTTCTTTTGCAAAGTCTGGCTTAGATCTTGACATTACACAAAACTTAGAAATATGGACGATAGTCTCTTTAGAAAAAATTCATTTAAATAATTCTTTTCAAACAAATCCAATAAATATTATTCCAGGATCTGGTGTGGGTATTAAAGAGAATACATCAGAGATATGTATGTCTGATTTTGCTAGAGAAGTTTTATATGAGAATTTATTGGATCTTATTCCAAAGGGTTTTAATTTGAATTTAGAAATTATTTTCCCAAATGGGGAGTTTTTGGCTGAAAGAACAAGTAATAAGTCATTTGGTATTGTGGATGGACTATCTATCATTGGAACTTCTGCGGAGACCTATTCGAGTGCTTCACCTGATCAATTAGAAGAGGCAAAAATTAGGCTAGCAAAGTTAACACAAAATGATTTTAAAGGGAAAGTTGTTTTTGTTATTGGCGAGAATGGCTTAAATTTGGCAAAAACTTGTAAAGTTAATTTGCCAATTATTAAAGTTGGCAACTGGATTGGGCCACTTATAGTTGATGCTGCAATAAAAAATGTTAAAACGGTAATTCTTTTTGGTTATCACGGAAAATTAATAAAATTAGCAGGCGGTATTTTTCATACACATAATCATTTAGCTGATGGTCGAATCGAGATTCTTGTTTATTTAGCCTTTAAAGAAAAAATACCACCTGAAATAATAGTCAAATTATCTTATTTTAATAATCTTGAAGATGCTTTATTATTTCTTGAAAAATTTAATCAATCTATAGCTGAAAAATTATTCCAAAACTTATCAAATACCATAGAAAAGCGTTCTATTGCTTATGTTAATAGGTATGTAAAAACTGATATGGATATTGCAGCAATTGTTTTTGATAGAAAAAGAAAAATAAGGTGGTCAGGAACTAAAGGTAATGATTATATTTCTTACTTTCAATGA